One genomic segment of Paenibacillus xylanexedens includes these proteins:
- a CDS encoding ribonuclease domain-containing protein: MFFRKFAYTLVIIIAALLFSGCTSESLRDLGSPQVSEDMGFDEVANYISEHNELPPNYITKKEARELGWEPSEGNLREVAPGKSIGGDVFGNREGLLPKKKGRIWYEADINYSGGRRGSDRILYSNDGLIYQTTDHYKSFEQLK; the protein is encoded by the coding sequence ATGTTTTTCAGAAAATTTGCTTACACGTTAGTGATCATCATCGCCGCATTATTGTTCTCAGGTTGTACGTCAGAGTCTTTGCGTGATCTCGGATCACCTCAAGTTTCGGAGGATATGGGATTTGATGAGGTTGCCAATTATATCTCGGAGCATAATGAACTCCCACCAAATTACATTACCAAGAAAGAGGCCAGGGAATTGGGCTGGGAACCAAGTGAAGGTAACCTACGAGAAGTTGCTCCGGGCAAAAGCATTGGCGGCGACGTGTTCGGAAACCGGGAAGGACTACTTCCCAAGAAAAAAGGCCGCATATGGTATGAAGCCGATATAAATTACTCAGGAGGACGGCGCGGAAGCGACCGAATTCTATACTCAAATGACGGTTTAATCTACCAGACGACAGATCATTACAAGTCATTTGAACAGTTAAAATAA
- a CDS encoding glycoside hydrolase family 27 protein — protein MNHTLAASTPPLGWNSWDCYGAAVTEDEIRGNAEYMAEHLKDFGWSYITVDIQWYEPLANSSQYRPFVPLIMDEYSRLMPAENRFPSAAGGQGFKPLADYIHSLGLQFGIHIMRGIPRQAAHAATPILGTTATARDIAHPNSICPWNTDMYGVDSSKEGAQAYYDSLFELYAQWGVDLVKVDDIAASRLYDTHQPEIEMISKAIERSGRPMVLSLSPGPAPVEYSEFLADHANMWRVTDDFWDLWPLLLDMFDRCRTWQGVPQAGCWPDCDMLPLGHIGIRSVDGGGADRWTRFTPDEQLTMMSLWSIFRSPLIFGGELRDNDDWTLSLLTNREVLRMHRESYGAKEALRKDDLIVWTAQHADGSSYIAVFNIGEKTLPVDLSINEVGLSGITEGTELWSREAAQLTENSLVTTLPAHGVRLYRFS, from the coding sequence ATGAATCATACGCTTGCAGCATCAACTCCACCGCTTGGCTGGAACAGCTGGGATTGTTACGGCGCAGCCGTTACGGAAGACGAAATTCGTGGCAACGCCGAGTACATGGCAGAACATCTTAAAGACTTCGGCTGGAGCTATATTACGGTCGACATTCAATGGTACGAGCCTTTGGCTAATTCTTCGCAATATCGTCCGTTCGTTCCACTAATCATGGATGAATATTCACGGCTTATGCCTGCCGAGAATCGGTTTCCCTCCGCTGCAGGCGGACAGGGATTTAAGCCGTTAGCCGACTACATCCATAGTCTTGGGCTGCAATTTGGCATTCACATCATGCGAGGTATTCCACGTCAAGCTGCACATGCGGCTACTCCGATCCTGGGTACAACTGCCACTGCGCGTGATATTGCTCATCCGAATTCCATCTGTCCGTGGAATACAGATATGTATGGTGTCGATAGCTCCAAAGAAGGCGCACAAGCCTACTACGATTCCCTTTTTGAACTATATGCACAATGGGGCGTTGACTTGGTGAAGGTAGACGATATTGCTGCTTCAAGGCTCTATGACACCCATCAGCCCGAGATCGAAATGATATCCAAAGCGATTGAGCGCTCCGGTCGGCCCATGGTACTAAGTCTCTCTCCTGGCCCTGCTCCGGTGGAATACTCAGAATTCTTGGCTGATCATGCCAACATGTGGCGTGTCACGGACGATTTCTGGGACCTCTGGCCGCTGTTATTGGATATGTTCGACCGCTGCCGGACGTGGCAGGGCGTTCCCCAAGCAGGCTGCTGGCCAGACTGTGATATGTTGCCTTTGGGTCATATCGGTATCCGTTCTGTTGACGGTGGTGGAGCGGATCGCTGGACTCGGTTCACGCCTGACGAGCAATTGACGATGATGTCGCTGTGGAGCATCTTCCGTTCCCCGCTCATTTTTGGTGGTGAACTGCGAGATAACGACGACTGGACACTGTCCCTGTTAACTAATCGTGAGGTTCTGCGAATGCATCGCGAGAGTTATGGAGCCAAAGAAGCCTTACGCAAAGACGATCTTATTGTGTGGACTGCCCAGCATGCGGATGGTTCCTCTTACATCGCTGTGTTTAACATCGGTGAGAAAACTCTACCTGTGGATCTGTCCATTAATGAGGTCGGACTGTCCGGCATTACCGAAGGTACCGAATTGTGGAGCAGAGAAGCAGCTCAATTAACAGAGAATTCCTTAGTTACTACTTTACCTGCGCACGGTGTGCGTCTCTATCGGTTTTCCTAA
- a CDS encoding GNAT family N-acetyltransferase: MEILTWQEVHLILPLLIEIKNKAVFVYSVLEQKQQGTVYVNNKHNITSALITSCGGFYCLLGTASNPKFNDDVIRFLINKKNHKIDFYALALFSEDWIDLLDNYELPNAKKIKRTYFSFNKMKFTERYQGDTLTLGKHFKLVGLNPSIATKYIKDFYSYYSIVWDSAPHFIANGIAHFITRDSEIVSVCSSPYVGGGYAEIDIITLEEHKMQGLATAVGVRFIQECIHKGLVPNWCCHADNIESLHMANKLCFDKIEEQPMYWYNA; this comes from the coding sequence TTGGAAATTCTAACATGGCAAGAGGTTCACTTGATACTTCCTCTTCTCATAGAGATCAAGAATAAAGCTGTATTTGTGTATTCCGTACTTGAGCAAAAACAACAAGGAACTGTATACGTAAACAACAAGCACAACATAACTTCAGCCCTGATCACAAGCTGTGGTGGTTTTTACTGTCTACTGGGGACGGCGAGCAATCCAAAATTTAATGATGACGTCATTCGATTTTTAATAAACAAAAAGAATCATAAAATAGATTTTTATGCACTGGCACTATTTTCGGAAGATTGGATCGATTTACTTGATAACTATGAATTACCGAACGCAAAGAAAATCAAACGCACATATTTTTCGTTCAATAAGATGAAGTTTACCGAGAGATACCAAGGAGATACTCTCACTTTAGGTAAACACTTTAAACTCGTAGGATTAAATCCATCCATCGCAACCAAGTACATTAAGGATTTTTACTCCTACTATTCAATTGTATGGGACTCTGCACCGCACTTTATTGCTAATGGTATTGCGCATTTTATTACTCGAGATAGTGAAATTGTTAGCGTCTGCTCCTCCCCATATGTAGGTGGTGGTTATGCGGAGATCGATATCATCACACTTGAGGAACATAAGATGCAGGGATTGGCTACAGCTGTCGGCGTTCGGTTTATTCAAGAATGTATACACAAAGGATTAGTACCGAACTGGTGCTGTCACGCCGATAACATTGAATCATTACATATGGCAAACAAGCTTTGTTTTGATAAAATCGAGGAGCAACCAATGTATTGGTATAATGCATAA
- a CDS encoding barstar family protein has protein sequence MSIIQINGNDFNSKEELHQILQNQLELDESYGGNLDALWDVLTGAVSMPLTVQWIGFEKSKEILGDYADQVMELLRDVEGEIQGFTFELYY, from the coding sequence ATGAGCATCATTCAGATTAACGGAAACGACTTTAACAGTAAGGAAGAGCTTCATCAAATTTTGCAGAACCAGCTTGAGTTAGACGAGAGCTATGGAGGCAATTTGGACGCACTGTGGGATGTCTTGACTGGGGCTGTAAGCATGCCGCTTACTGTTCAATGGATTGGTTTTGAGAAAAGCAAAGAGATTCTTGGAGATTACGCTGACCAAGTCATGGAATTGTTGCGGGATGTGGAAGGTGAGATCCAAGGATTTACGTTCGAATTATATTATTGA
- a CDS encoding ABC transporter substrate-binding protein has protein sequence MRAVSKVLGACLVTSVVLVSAGCGNAAENSESNTSDPNSPITFTFFGADASPNWNKMQDAVGKKITEETGVSIDAEFDISSGGGNDRISLMAASGDYPDLIFPKGNLTRLVDAGAMIDLTDLIEEHAPNLKKIYGEHFNRLKYSNDDPSIYWIPTNGAIDQVSFDATNGTAIQHRVVKELGYPEIKTLNDFENVLREYYEKHPTTDDGQPTIPLTLSADGWRRMITVTDPAVMSTGGPGDGEYFINPDTYEAVLHYKRPEEKEYFRWLNKMYNEGLLDKDSFVQKDDQYKSKIASGRVLSLLDPSWGFSDAENALKSAGKDDMTYGFYPVTLDDSFQRKDFQNIGFDGYGIGITVDCEDPVRAIKFLDWMSSEEGQVLRNWGVEGEQYNVEEGVRTIPADVQERKNKDNNTFTKETGVGLYYIFGAHYGDGVKDSTDNYYTTNYPEQIQQSYSDEEKEALKGYGITTWKDLFPSEKEFPVKEWGAAYNMPIPSDSGDYNVVYQKTQDIIQKRIAEAITSSPSAFEDIYDNMITELDNAGAVAMEQQYTEWIKDRVRLWTGKEIN, from the coding sequence ATGAGAGCCGTATCAAAAGTGCTAGGAGCATGTCTCGTAACAAGTGTTGTGTTAGTTTCCGCCGGTTGCGGAAATGCTGCAGAGAATTCCGAATCAAATACGAGTGACCCCAACAGCCCAATCACATTTACATTCTTCGGCGCAGATGCAAGTCCGAACTGGAACAAAATGCAGGATGCTGTAGGGAAGAAAATTACGGAAGAAACCGGTGTAAGCATTGATGCAGAATTCGATATTTCGAGCGGAGGTGGAAACGACCGCATTTCCCTGATGGCTGCAAGCGGTGATTATCCGGATTTGATTTTCCCCAAAGGGAACTTGACCAGACTCGTTGATGCCGGGGCAATGATTGATCTGACGGATCTGATCGAAGAACACGCCCCCAACTTGAAAAAGATCTACGGTGAGCACTTCAATCGGTTGAAATACAGTAATGACGATCCTTCAATCTATTGGATTCCAACGAATGGTGCGATCGATCAGGTCAGCTTTGATGCGACGAATGGTACTGCCATTCAACATCGTGTAGTCAAGGAACTCGGGTATCCTGAGATCAAAACCTTAAACGATTTCGAAAATGTGCTACGTGAATATTACGAGAAACATCCGACCACAGATGATGGCCAACCCACAATTCCGCTGACGCTTAGTGCAGATGGATGGCGGCGAATGATCACTGTTACTGATCCCGCTGTCATGTCTACTGGAGGACCTGGAGATGGTGAGTATTTCATCAATCCTGACACCTACGAAGCCGTTCTACATTACAAACGTCCTGAGGAGAAGGAATATTTTCGGTGGTTGAACAAGATGTACAATGAAGGTTTGCTGGACAAGGACAGTTTTGTTCAGAAGGATGACCAGTATAAATCCAAAATCGCCAGTGGTCGCGTGTTATCCTTGCTTGATCCAAGCTGGGGATTCAGTGATGCGGAAAATGCGTTGAAAAGCGCAGGGAAAGACGATATGACCTACGGATTCTATCCGGTAACGTTAGATGATAGTTTTCAACGTAAAGATTTCCAGAATATCGGCTTTGATGGTTATGGTATTGGCATAACAGTCGATTGTGAAGATCCTGTCCGTGCCATCAAATTTTTGGATTGGATGTCTTCTGAAGAAGGACAAGTATTGAGAAACTGGGGCGTTGAAGGCGAGCAATATAACGTGGAAGAGGGTGTTCGCACCATCCCGGCCGATGTACAGGAACGTAAAAACAAAGACAATAACACATTCACCAAAGAAACCGGAGTAGGCTTGTATTACATTTTCGGTGCTCACTACGGGGATGGTGTTAAAGATTCAACGGATAACTACTATACAACAAATTATCCTGAACAGATTCAGCAAAGTTATTCCGATGAGGAAAAAGAAGCTTTGAAAGGCTATGGCATCACCACATGGAAGGACTTGTTCCCTTCCGAAAAGGAGTTTCCGGTGAAAGAGTGGGGTGCTGCTTACAATATGCCGATTCCTTCGGATAGCGGGGATTATAACGTTGTGTATCAGAAAACGCAGGATATTATTCAGAAACGGATCGCCGAAGCGATTACATCCTCTCCGAGTGCCTTTGAAGACATATACGACAATATGATTACCGAACTTGATAATGCAGGTGCAGTAGCCATGGAACAGCAGTATACGGAGTGGATTAAAGATCGCGTTCGATTGTGGACGGGTAAAGAGATCAATTAA
- a CDS encoding TetR/AcrR family transcriptional regulator, translating to MTEKSPKRLPGRPKHGNDDISIQQTIIQTASQLFMEYGYETVTLQQIGKTCSVSKPTIYYHFTSKPELFKVAFTTMLQNVSRLTSHILDQAENLESGLVRLAEARLGNPHAEIETMLREAEPFLEPAQIQDIRNAEHQIHEVLASHFQRAMDENRLRTDDPFFLAETFSTLMLMGNREDNLHKYGSNFSLGQKLVDIFIRGAQ from the coding sequence ATGACAGAAAAATCACCCAAACGATTGCCTGGAAGACCCAAACATGGCAACGACGATATCTCAATTCAGCAAACCATTATTCAAACTGCTTCACAGTTATTCATGGAGTATGGCTACGAAACAGTCACGCTTCAGCAAATTGGCAAAACATGTAGCGTATCAAAACCAACCATTTATTATCATTTCACCAGCAAACCAGAGCTTTTTAAGGTTGCCTTTACAACGATGTTACAGAATGTGAGCCGGTTAACCTCGCATATCCTTGATCAAGCCGAGAATCTGGAGTCGGGGCTTGTGCGTCTGGCAGAGGCCAGACTGGGAAATCCACATGCGGAGATTGAAACCATGCTCAGAGAAGCTGAGCCTTTTCTTGAACCAGCTCAAATTCAGGATATACGCAACGCGGAGCATCAGATTCATGAAGTGTTAGCCTCCCATTTCCAACGGGCAATGGATGAAAACAGACTACGAACGGACGATCCATTTTTCCTGGCAGAGACCTTCTCGACATTGATGTTAATGGGTAATCGGGAAGATAACCTGCATAAATATGGTTCCAACTTTTCGCTAGGCCAGAAGCTAGTAGATATTTTCATTCGCGGAGCGCAGTAA
- a CDS encoding alpha/beta hydrolase: protein MKTAQRTNKWKKIIMWTLLSIVIIVAGVYVYLNSVTYSPSERAETAMTSDAQVNVTKIKDGYRFEPVGTEVTEPNIIFYPGGLVEPESYSPLARKMAEQGHRVYIANMPINLAIFGQNKADSFIEEHPDEAFVIGGHSLGGSFASRYAAEHNEKLEGVFFLASYADEGGSVKNTDLSILQITGSDDGVLNWEDWENSKANLPEDTTYVSIEGGNHGQFGSYGMQKGDNQPAITEEKQLEEVVVALENWMDTLK from the coding sequence TTGAAGACAGCACAACGTACTAACAAATGGAAAAAAATAATCATGTGGACCCTCTTGTCCATCGTTATCATCGTGGCCGGTGTTTACGTATATCTTAATTCGGTAACGTATAGTCCCTCTGAGCGAGCTGAAACGGCGATGACAAGTGATGCTCAGGTTAATGTCACCAAGATTAAGGACGGTTACCGATTTGAACCCGTGGGTACAGAGGTAACCGAACCGAATATTATTTTTTATCCAGGCGGTCTGGTTGAACCTGAAAGTTATTCTCCACTTGCCAGAAAAATGGCAGAACAGGGTCACCGCGTATATATCGCGAACATGCCAATAAACTTGGCGATTTTCGGTCAAAACAAGGCTGATTCCTTTATCGAGGAACATCCTGACGAAGCGTTTGTTATTGGTGGCCATTCTTTGGGAGGGTCATTTGCATCACGGTATGCTGCGGAGCACAATGAGAAGTTGGAAGGCGTCTTTTTCTTGGCTTCTTATGCAGATGAAGGGGGGAGCGTGAAGAATACGGACTTGTCTATCTTACAGATTACAGGCTCGGATGACGGAGTGCTTAACTGGGAAGACTGGGAGAACTCCAAAGCAAATCTTCCGGAAGACACGACATATGTGAGTATTGAGGGTGGAAATCACGGTCAATTTGGCTCATACGGCATGCAAAAAGGAGATAATCAACCTGCAATTACAGAAGAAAAGCAGTTGGAAGAGGTTGTTGTAGCCCTAGAGAACTGGATGGATACATTAAAATAA
- a CDS encoding AraC family transcriptional regulator, whose protein sequence is MNIPRGTYGFRFAEDKELQLCVLYAAGCDSITDPSYHWDGLERSDGPLLLFQYTISGEGVFESNNRIHHVTAGQAFLAEIPGPHRYYYHSASKEPWEFLFLLFRPTLILPHWQKFLREAGEVPYLPADCTPIRLLRMIVTDAAAGRITDPLIASSSVYQFMTELTRLQKTTLRNRENWSENIQIAVEYIENNYSKMISIDHLAEHVSLSKYHFIRRFSSSTGLTPGAYLTRVRTEKAMELLRGTTLSIEVIAEQVGYSSGSYFIKAFRNITGVTPGEFRSGGESLVYRKLFFD, encoded by the coding sequence ATGAATATCCCTAGAGGAACCTATGGGTTTCGATTTGCGGAAGACAAGGAGCTCCAACTGTGTGTACTGTATGCGGCTGGATGTGATTCAATAACAGATCCTTCTTATCATTGGGATGGACTCGAACGTTCGGACGGGCCTCTCCTGTTATTCCAATATACAATCTCGGGTGAAGGTGTGTTTGAGTCGAATAATCGCATTCATCATGTTACCGCAGGACAAGCTTTTTTGGCAGAAATTCCAGGGCCACATCGCTATTACTACCATTCAGCATCAAAAGAACCTTGGGAGTTTCTGTTCCTGCTGTTCAGGCCCACTCTTATTCTGCCCCATTGGCAAAAATTTCTTCGTGAAGCGGGAGAAGTTCCCTATCTTCCCGCTGATTGTACACCCATCCGACTGTTGCGGATGATCGTGACTGATGCGGCAGCAGGCAGAATCACTGATCCTCTGATCGCATCATCCAGCGTATATCAGTTCATGACAGAATTGACTCGGTTACAGAAAACAACATTGCGCAACAGGGAGAATTGGTCTGAAAACATTCAAATAGCCGTTGAATACATAGAAAACAACTACTCGAAGATGATCAGTATCGATCACCTTGCGGAGCATGTTTCCCTTTCCAAATATCACTTTATACGTCGCTTTTCCTCCAGTACGGGCTTGACGCCTGGTGCTTATCTGACCCGTGTACGTACCGAGAAAGCAATGGAACTTCTGCGCGGAACTACGCTTAGTATTGAAGTCATCGCCGAGCAAGTCGGGTATTCCAGCGGAAGTTATTTTATCAAAGCCTTTCGCAACATAACCGGCGTTACGCCAGGTGAGTTTCGTAGTGGCGGAGAAAGCCTTGTGTACCGTAAATTGTTCTTCGACTAA